A window from Micromonospora terminaliae encodes these proteins:
- a CDS encoding heavy-metal-associated domain-containing protein has protein sequence MNQLVLSVPKISCGRCVDAIREEVGLVAGVRAVAVDLATRTVRVDGDADRAAVVAAIGEAGHQVA, from the coding sequence GTGAACCAGCTCGTGCTCTCCGTGCCGAAGATCAGCTGCGGCCGCTGCGTCGACGCCATCCGGGAGGAGGTGGGTCTCGTCGCCGGCGTCCGCGCCGTGGCGGTGGACCTCGCGACCCGAACCGTCCGGGTCGACGGCGACGCCGACCGGGCCGCGGTGGTGGCCGCCATCGGCGAAGCCGGCCACCAGGTCGCCTGA
- a CDS encoding AfsR/SARP family transcriptional regulator: protein MSRDSEPTVSFGVLGTVELQVAGRPATPLAPAVRALLARLVLAAGRVVSADALTDALWGEQPPADATNALQLRVSKLRRALVAAGAGGDLLVTRAPGYQLAVAADTVDAYRFERLLESARGATTGDGPAAALSRFDEALRLWRGPALADVGDAEWALAEAARLEELRLGAVEDRLELLLAAGRQAEAVADLERLVATHPLRERLHRLLMLALYRGGRQAEALTAYHALRHRLADELGIDPAPELQALAEAILRQQVPAPAPAAPPVAEPARTAPPPVPTSRAPQRDDLPRRLASIVGRQDDVHRVLDRLREARVVTLTGPGGVGKTTLALEAARHVDDALADRVHLVRLAALPSGADLPEAVAGQLGVPAGGPGPAATAALVAWLGADRTLLVVDNCEHVIDEAAELVEQLVAACPAVTVLTTSREALAVPGETQLAVAPLGVPDGPADPTRLDGSPAVALFVDRSRAVRPGFVLDETTAPVVADICRQLDGMPLAIELAAARVKALPPAEIAARLHDRFKLLTAGARTSEARHRTLRATLDWSHDLLSEAERRLLRRLAVFRGGWDLPAAEQVCAFDGLPADDVLDLLFRLVDRSLVVPDPTTGRFRLLVTIREYAAARLAEAGETETARDRHLTHFTELAERYGPHARSDADAWARLTEEHDNFRAAIDRCLDRRDGVDAGLRLADALFLFWNYGPRYEGVRALTALLAAGVPTPAARAAALQRIGLLGVYYPTPQTRAAARDSVLAFERLGDPANTATSRLVVAWEGQYDGDPHRYRAMVAQAVRERGETDDPWWHGTVHYVDALLDLRTGAFERSAEQWARSLEWTRKAGDLLLPAGILAHLGIALREAGRLDEAIATLEEAAAEAQRNPSPHASAFTLVQLAHTRLDRGEIDGVTAMLAEADDTARRSGNPRCQAWAAWGRARIRYADGDTAGAADECRRALDLLQEREFPWARRRLWSLTADAATAAGRPQEADAARRAAADLAAGR, encoded by the coding sequence ATGAGCCGGGACAGCGAGCCCACGGTGAGCTTCGGGGTGCTCGGCACCGTCGAGCTCCAGGTGGCCGGCCGCCCCGCCACACCGCTCGCCCCGGCGGTCCGCGCGCTGCTGGCCCGGCTGGTCCTGGCCGCGGGCCGGGTGGTCTCGGCGGACGCGCTGACCGACGCGCTGTGGGGCGAGCAGCCCCCGGCCGACGCCACGAACGCGCTGCAGCTGCGGGTGTCCAAGCTGCGCCGCGCCCTCGTGGCCGCCGGGGCCGGCGGCGACCTGCTCGTCACCCGCGCCCCCGGCTACCAGCTCGCGGTCGCCGCGGACACGGTGGACGCGTACCGCTTCGAACGGCTGCTGGAATCGGCGCGCGGCGCCACCACCGGCGACGGGCCGGCCGCGGCGCTGTCCCGGTTCGACGAGGCGCTGCGGCTGTGGCGGGGGCCCGCCCTGGCCGACGTCGGTGACGCCGAGTGGGCCCTCGCGGAGGCTGCCCGCCTGGAGGAGCTGCGGTTGGGGGCGGTGGAGGACCGCCTGGAGCTGCTGCTGGCCGCCGGCCGGCAGGCCGAGGCGGTCGCCGACCTGGAACGGCTGGTCGCCACCCACCCGCTGCGGGAGCGGCTGCACCGGCTGCTGATGCTGGCGCTCTACCGGGGCGGGCGGCAGGCGGAGGCCCTCACCGCGTACCACGCGCTGCGGCACCGCCTCGCCGACGAGCTGGGCATCGACCCGGCACCCGAACTCCAGGCGCTCGCCGAGGCGATCCTGCGCCAACAGGTGCCCGCCCCGGCGCCGGCCGCGCCGCCCGTGGCCGAGCCGGCCCGGACGGCGCCGCCGCCGGTCCCCACCTCCCGGGCCCCGCAACGCGACGACCTGCCCCGCCGGCTCGCCTCGATCGTCGGCCGTCAGGACGACGTGCACCGCGTCCTGGACCGGCTGCGCGAGGCGCGGGTGGTGACGCTGACCGGGCCGGGCGGAGTCGGCAAGACCACCCTCGCCCTGGAGGCGGCGCGCCACGTCGACGACGCCCTCGCCGACCGGGTGCACCTGGTCCGGCTGGCCGCCCTGCCGAGCGGGGCGGACCTGCCCGAGGCGGTCGCCGGTCAGCTCGGCGTACCGGCCGGCGGGCCGGGACCGGCCGCGACCGCCGCGCTGGTGGCCTGGCTCGGCGCCGACCGCACCCTGCTCGTGGTCGACAACTGCGAGCACGTCATCGATGAGGCCGCGGAACTGGTCGAGCAGCTCGTCGCGGCCTGTCCGGCGGTGACCGTGCTGACCACCAGCCGGGAGGCGCTGGCCGTACCCGGCGAGACCCAACTCGCGGTGGCGCCGCTCGGCGTACCCGACGGGCCGGCCGATCCCACGCGACTGGACGGCAGCCCGGCGGTGGCCCTGTTCGTCGATCGCTCGCGGGCGGTGCGCCCCGGGTTCGTCCTCGACGAGACGACGGCGCCGGTGGTCGCCGACATCTGCCGGCAGCTCGACGGCATGCCGCTGGCCATCGAGCTGGCCGCCGCGCGGGTCAAGGCGCTGCCGCCCGCCGAGATCGCGGCACGCCTGCACGACCGGTTCAAGCTGCTCACGGCGGGCGCGCGAACCAGCGAGGCACGGCACCGCACGTTGCGGGCCACCCTCGACTGGAGCCACGACCTGCTCTCCGAGGCCGAGCGGCGGCTGCTGCGCCGGCTGGCGGTGTTCCGCGGCGGCTGGGACCTGCCCGCCGCCGAGCAGGTCTGCGCGTTCGACGGCCTGCCCGCCGACGACGTCCTCGACCTGCTCTTCCGCCTGGTCGACCGGTCCCTCGTGGTGCCGGACCCGACGACCGGGCGGTTCCGCCTGCTGGTCACCATCCGGGAGTACGCCGCTGCCCGGCTCGCCGAGGCCGGCGAGACGGAGACGGCCCGCGACCGGCACCTCACCCACTTCACCGAACTCGCCGAGCGGTACGGACCGCACGCGCGCTCCGACGCCGACGCCTGGGCGCGGCTGACCGAGGAGCACGACAACTTCCGCGCCGCGATCGACCGTTGCCTGGACCGGCGCGACGGGGTCGACGCCGGCCTGCGGCTGGCGGACGCCCTCTTCCTGTTCTGGAACTACGGCCCCCGGTACGAGGGGGTGCGCGCCCTGACCGCGCTGCTCGCCGCCGGCGTCCCCACGCCCGCCGCACGGGCCGCCGCCCTGCAACGGATCGGCCTGCTCGGCGTCTACTACCCCACCCCGCAGACCCGGGCCGCTGCCCGCGACAGCGTGCTCGCGTTCGAGCGCCTGGGCGACCCGGCCAACACCGCCACCTCCCGGCTGGTCGTCGCATGGGAGGGCCAGTACGACGGCGACCCGCACCGGTACCGGGCGATGGTCGCCCAGGCGGTCCGCGAGCGGGGCGAGACCGACGACCCCTGGTGGCACGGGACGGTCCACTACGTCGACGCGCTGCTGGATCTGCGGACCGGCGCCTTCGAGCGGTCCGCCGAGCAGTGGGCCCGCAGCCTCGAGTGGACGCGGAAGGCGGGCGACCTGCTGCTGCCCGCCGGGATCCTGGCGCACCTCGGCATCGCGCTGCGCGAGGCCGGCCGGCTCGACGAGGCGATCGCCACGCTGGAGGAAGCGGCGGCCGAGGCGCAGCGCAACCCCTCCCCCCACGCGAGCGCGTTCACCCTCGTGCAGCTCGCGCACACCCGGCTGGACCGGGGCGAGATCGACGGCGTGACGGCGATGCTCGCCGAGGCCGACGACACCGCCCGCCGCAGCGGCAACCCACGCTGCCAGGCCTGGGCCGCCTGGGGCCGGGCCCGGATCCGGTACGCGGACGGCGACACGGCCGGCGCGGCGGACGAGTGCCGCCGCGCTCTGGACCTGCTCCAGGAGCGGGAGTTCCCGTGGGCGCGGCGCCGGCTCTGGTCCCTCACGGCCGACGCGGCGACGGCCGCGGGGCGACCGCAGGAGGCCGACGCGGCCCGGCGAGCCGCCGCGGACCTGGCGGCGGGCCGCTAA
- a CDS encoding GNAT family N-acetyltransferase has protein sequence MNDTITIRRAHPDDAPTVDTLVREIAAHEGDSVHVSVTASGWRDLLGRADVTVLLAERAGEPLGYVSAQRRLHLWTGGDILALDDLYVRAQARDGGVGRELMTTLARCAAVDRLTIRWEVKPGNVGAQRFYRRLGARLFTKVIAGWPPDGYLPLLSPGGTDTIARHQGSPC, from the coding sequence ATGAACGACACCATCACCATCCGCCGGGCCCACCCTGACGACGCTCCCACCGTGGACACCCTGGTCCGGGAGATCGCCGCCCACGAGGGCGACAGCGTCCACGTCAGCGTCACCGCCTCGGGGTGGCGCGACCTACTCGGGCGCGCAGACGTCACCGTCCTGCTGGCCGAGCGGGCCGGCGAACCTCTGGGCTACGTGTCCGCGCAGCGCCGCCTGCACCTGTGGACCGGCGGGGACATCCTCGCCCTGGACGACCTGTACGTTCGCGCGCAGGCCCGGGACGGCGGGGTGGGGCGAGAGCTGATGACGACGCTCGCTCGCTGCGCCGCCGTCGACCGGCTCACCATCCGGTGGGAGGTCAAGCCCGGGAACGTGGGGGCACAACGGTTCTACCGCCGGCTCGGCGCGAGGCTCTTCACCAAGGTGATCGCCGGCTGGCCTCCGGACGGTTATCTCCCGCTGCTCTCGCCGGGAGGCACGGACACGATCGCCCGGCATCAGGGGAGCCCCTGCTGA
- a CDS encoding ABC transporter ATP-binding protein, translating into MTTSTAPAPTTTVAAQARDVVRTYGRGDAAVRALDGVTVSIPAGRFTAIMGPSGSGKSTLMHALAGLDTVDAGQILLGGTDLGRLTERQRTLLRRDRIGFVFQAFNLVPTLTAQENIVLPLTLAGRRPDPEHLAHLLATLGLTDRSRHRPGELSGGQQQRVAVARALVTRPEIVFADEPTGNLDSQAAESLLGFLRQAVDELGQTIVMVTHDPHAAAYADRAVFLADGRIDGELDAPSVPAILSHLARLAAPAATGGN; encoded by the coding sequence ATGACCACGAGCACCGCCCCCGCACCCACCACCACCGTCGCCGCGCAGGCCCGCGACGTCGTCCGCACCTACGGCCGCGGCGACGCCGCCGTCCGCGCCCTGGACGGCGTGACCGTCTCCATCCCGGCCGGCCGGTTCACCGCGATCATGGGCCCGTCCGGCTCCGGCAAGTCGACGCTCATGCACGCGCTGGCCGGCCTCGACACCGTCGACGCCGGGCAGATCCTGCTCGGCGGGACCGACCTCGGCCGGCTGACCGAGCGGCAGCGCACCCTGCTGCGCCGCGACCGGATCGGCTTCGTGTTCCAGGCCTTCAACCTGGTGCCGACCCTGACCGCGCAGGAGAACATCGTCCTGCCGCTCACCCTGGCCGGCCGCCGGCCCGACCCCGAGCACCTGGCCCACCTGCTCGCCACCCTCGGCCTGACCGACCGGTCACGGCACCGGCCCGGGGAACTCTCCGGCGGCCAGCAGCAGCGCGTCGCGGTGGCCCGCGCTCTGGTCACCCGCCCGGAGATCGTCTTCGCCGACGAGCCGACCGGAAACCTCGACTCGCAGGCCGCCGAGTCGCTGCTCGGCTTCCTGCGGCAGGCCGTCGACGAGCTCGGGCAGACCATCGTGATGGTCACCCACGACCCGCACGCCGCCGCGTACGCCGACCGGGCGGTGTTCCTCGCCGACGGCCGGATCGACGGCGAGCTCGACGCGCCGAGCGTTCCGGCCATCCTGTCCCACCTGGCGCGCCTGGCCGCGCCCGCCGCCACCGGAGGGAACTGA
- a CDS encoding GNAT family N-acetyltransferase, with amino-acid sequence MPELIVRDMTRNEFEVWRDRTIRSYADEQVAAGNWSADEALELATRAHDVLLPDGFATAGMLFLRAVLPDGAHVGVSWLGLTHPRGAPDCAFIYDIEIDEAHRGAGYGRALLAAVEDAVRSRGVGRLELNVFRDNARAIRLYETSGYRVVTQQMRKSLA; translated from the coding sequence GTGCCTGAGTTGATCGTGCGGGACATGACGCGGAACGAGTTCGAGGTGTGGCGTGACCGCACCATCCGCTCCTACGCCGATGAACAGGTAGCAGCCGGGAACTGGTCCGCGGACGAAGCCCTCGAGTTGGCCACCAGGGCACACGACGTCCTGTTGCCGGACGGTTTTGCGACCGCAGGAATGCTGTTCCTGCGGGCGGTGCTCCCCGACGGCGCCCATGTCGGTGTGTCGTGGCTGGGCCTGACGCATCCGCGCGGCGCGCCCGACTGCGCGTTCATCTACGACATCGAGATCGATGAGGCGCACCGCGGAGCCGGCTACGGACGCGCGCTCCTGGCTGCTGTCGAGGACGCGGTGCGATCTCGTGGCGTGGGTCGCCTGGAGCTCAACGTCTTCCGCGACAATGCCCGGGCGATCCGGCTGTACGAGACGTCCGGCTATCGCGTCGTGACACAACAGATGCGTAAGTCGCTCGCTTGA
- a CDS encoding FtsX-like permease family protein, translated as MWRVTLRTTLARRARLALTLLAVVLGVTFATGSLILTDTSGRLLDDQFRTATAGVDLTVRDAVAFDSAMGVEVTRDPLPAKLPERIAAVPGVASVRPQVRGQGLLEVDGTAVVPSGPSVLASWVPPPLGAFTIRSGRPPAADDEVVIDEDTARAHRIGLGDTVTVRATDTGRLRVVGLAGFGARGGLPNSTIALVTLPSAQRLLRLGSTVSEVAVVAAPGVAPEELRDRISVELGAGYEVTPSRDIAAAGAAAARDQLGWLQLVLLALAAAALLVGAFLIANTFSIVITQRTRELALLRAAGATGGQVLRSVLGEALLVGLAASTAGLGLGVAAATGIRNLAGAFGVPLPEGGLVLTARTVLVAFAVGVVVTVGSAVGPARRAAAVAPVAALRDATAARTGRLRVVAGALAAVAALAATTAVLAAGAPVPLLGVAALGAVGGLALLGPAITPILVRLIGRPLAAAGVTGRLANESAARTPRRTAATALALALGLALISFMAVLGTSVKSSVRQSYAEVITADHVVESARNEMLGGLSPAVYDRVSRLPEVAVASRLRYGHWRDGDATQALTAVDPTTLPRVTSLHFTAGNLAALDGGGIVLAEHVARDRGLAVGDELPMTFSRTGTRSLPVVGLLRDGDARALSTDYLISLDTFARLYSEEMDASVLIRTADGTGRAAAERAIKAALAETPTAQLRDQAAAVAGRTQMIDQVLGLVTVLLMLAVLIALLGITNTLALSITERTAEIGLLRAVGMTRRQLRWMIRGEAVLVAALASVLGILLGVGFAAATVRALGRDAPTVLAVPAGRLLLVLAVALAAGLLAGLLPARRAARLDVLAAIGTP; from the coding sequence ATGTGGCGCGTGACCCTGCGTACCACCCTGGCCCGCCGGGCCCGGCTCGCGCTGACCCTGCTCGCGGTCGTCCTCGGCGTCACCTTCGCCACCGGGAGCCTGATCCTCACCGACACCTCCGGGCGGCTGCTGGACGACCAGTTCCGCACCGCGACCGCCGGCGTCGACCTGACCGTGCGCGACGCGGTCGCCTTCGACTCCGCCATGGGCGTGGAGGTCACCCGGGATCCGCTGCCGGCGAAGCTCCCGGAGCGGATCGCCGCGGTGCCCGGCGTGGCCTCCGTCCGGCCGCAGGTCCGGGGCCAGGGCCTGCTCGAGGTGGACGGCACGGCCGTCGTGCCGAGTGGCCCGTCGGTGCTGGCCTCCTGGGTGCCGCCGCCGCTCGGCGCGTTCACTATCCGTAGCGGCCGGCCGCCGGCCGCCGACGACGAGGTGGTCATCGACGAGGACACGGCCCGGGCGCACCGCATCGGCCTCGGCGACACCGTCACGGTCCGGGCGACCGACACCGGCCGGCTGCGGGTGGTCGGCCTGGCCGGGTTCGGCGCCCGCGGCGGCCTGCCGAACAGCACGATCGCCCTGGTCACCCTCCCGTCGGCGCAGCGCCTCCTGCGGCTCGGCTCCACCGTCTCCGAGGTGGCGGTGGTCGCCGCACCCGGTGTCGCACCGGAGGAACTGCGGGACCGCATCAGCGTCGAGCTGGGCGCCGGCTACGAGGTCACCCCGAGCCGGGACATCGCGGCCGCCGGGGCGGCAGCCGCCCGGGACCAGCTCGGCTGGCTGCAACTCGTCCTGCTCGCACTGGCGGCGGCGGCCCTGCTGGTCGGCGCGTTCCTGATCGCCAACACGTTCTCCATCGTCATCACCCAGCGCACCCGGGAACTCGCCCTGCTGCGGGCCGCAGGGGCGACCGGCGGGCAGGTGCTGCGCTCGGTCCTCGGCGAGGCGCTGCTGGTCGGGCTCGCCGCCTCGACCGCCGGCCTCGGCCTCGGCGTCGCCGCCGCCACCGGCATCCGGAATCTGGCCGGGGCGTTCGGCGTACCGCTGCCGGAGGGCGGGCTGGTGCTGACCGCCCGTACCGTCCTGGTGGCCTTCGCCGTGGGCGTGGTCGTCACGGTCGGCTCGGCGGTCGGTCCGGCCCGGCGGGCCGCTGCGGTGGCGCCGGTCGCCGCGCTGCGGGACGCGACCGCCGCCCGCACCGGACGGCTCCGGGTGGTCGCGGGTGCACTGGCCGCCGTGGCCGCTCTGGCCGCGACCACCGCGGTGCTCGCCGCCGGCGCGCCCGTCCCGCTGCTCGGCGTCGCCGCGCTGGGGGCCGTTGGCGGGCTCGCGCTGCTCGGCCCCGCCATCACCCCGATCCTGGTACGCCTCATCGGTCGGCCCCTGGCCGCCGCCGGGGTGACCGGACGGCTGGCGAACGAGTCGGCGGCCCGGACTCCGCGACGTACCGCGGCGACGGCCCTGGCGCTGGCCCTCGGGCTCGCGCTGATCAGCTTCATGGCTGTCCTCGGCACCTCGGTCAAGAGCTCGGTCCGCCAGTCGTACGCCGAGGTGATCACCGCCGACCACGTCGTGGAGAGCGCCCGCAACGAGATGCTCGGCGGCCTCTCCCCCGCGGTGTACGACCGGGTGAGCCGGCTGCCCGAGGTGGCGGTCGCGTCCCGGCTGCGCTACGGCCACTGGCGCGACGGGGACGCCACCCAGGCCCTCACCGCCGTCGACCCGACGACGCTGCCCCGGGTGACGTCCCTGCATTTCACCGCCGGCAACCTGGCGGCGCTGGACGGCGGGGGCATCGTGCTGGCCGAGCACGTGGCCCGGGACCGGGGCCTCGCCGTCGGGGACGAGCTGCCCATGACGTTCTCCCGCACCGGCACCCGCAGCCTGCCGGTGGTCGGCCTGCTGAGGGACGGGGACGCCCGGGCGCTCTCCACCGACTACCTCATCTCGCTGGACACCTTCGCCCGGCTCTACAGCGAGGAGATGGACGCGAGCGTGCTGATCCGTACCGCCGACGGGACCGGACGCGCGGCCGCCGAGCGGGCGATCAAGGCGGCCCTGGCCGAGACCCCGACCGCCCAGCTACGCGACCAGGCCGCCGCGGTGGCCGGCCGGACCCAGATGATCGACCAGGTGCTCGGTCTGGTGACGGTGCTGCTGATGCTGGCCGTGCTGATCGCACTGCTCGGCATCACCAACACCCTCGCCCTCTCGATCACCGAGCGCACCGCGGAGATCGGGCTGCTGCGCGCGGTGGGAATGACCCGCCGGCAGCTGCGCTGGATGATCCGCGGCGAGGCGGTGCTGGTCGCCGCGCTGGCCAGCGTGCTGGGAATCCTGCTGGGCGTCGGTTTCGCCGCCGCCACGGTCCGGGCGCTGGGCCGGGACGCCCCGACCGTGCTCGCGGTGCCGGCCGGCCGACTGCTCCTGGTACTGGCCGTCGCCCTCGCCGCCGGCCTCCTCGCCGGGCTGCTGCCCGCCCGCCGGGCCGCCCGGCTGGACGTTCTCGCCGCCATCGGCACTCCGTGA
- a CDS encoding sulfotransferase has translation METRFLIDPGGLRDLADALTDRYDPTVGEDALHRLSDFLTVRVPGRRDDRGKTVPELVGEQRYRDAVQRLWPQLITHTFEEPAPAEGFGNADRPAGPFAPPSRPRVVPRYFSDRSELVGILRNLVNTLFAGAAADAGKPTWCEKTPFNLLCMDFLWELVPEATIVHIKRHPVSVLASHLAQPWAPSTVDGALAYLKPIYERWLTWKDTVDLTGRRYIEVKAEELAADWRGQRKGLFERLGVDDFATPSEFQSHKLANRNNQFDDDTREFVKEALSKIIPAMGYE, from the coding sequence ATGGAGACCAGGTTCCTCATCGACCCGGGTGGCCTGCGGGACCTGGCCGACGCGCTCACCGATCGATACGACCCCACCGTCGGTGAGGACGCCCTGCACCGGCTCAGCGACTTCCTCACCGTACGGGTGCCCGGCCGGCGCGACGATCGCGGGAAAACCGTTCCCGAACTGGTCGGCGAGCAGCGCTACCGGGACGCGGTGCAGCGGCTCTGGCCGCAGTTGATCACGCACACGTTCGAAGAGCCCGCGCCCGCGGAAGGGTTCGGGAACGCCGACAGGCCGGCCGGGCCGTTCGCGCCGCCGAGCCGCCCACGGGTCGTCCCCAGGTATTTCAGTGACCGGAGCGAACTGGTCGGCATCCTGCGGAACCTAGTGAACACCCTGTTCGCCGGAGCGGCCGCCGACGCGGGCAAGCCGACCTGGTGCGAGAAGACACCGTTCAACCTGCTGTGCATGGACTTCCTCTGGGAACTGGTCCCCGAAGCGACCATCGTGCACATCAAGCGTCACCCGGTCTCGGTGCTCGCCTCCCACCTGGCCCAGCCGTGGGCACCGTCCACGGTCGACGGCGCGCTCGCGTACCTCAAGCCCATCTACGAGCGATGGCTCACCTGGAAGGACACGGTCGACCTGACGGGCCGGCGATACATCGAGGTGAAAGCGGAAGAACTCGCAGCCGACTGGCGCGGGCAGCGCAAGGGCCTGTTCGAACGGCTCGGCGTCGACGACTTCGCCACCCCGTCCGAGTTCCAGTCGCACAAGCTGGCGAACCGCAACAACCAGTTCGACGACGACACCCGCGAATTCGTCAAGGAGGCACTCAGTAAGATCATCCCGGCTATGGGATACGAGTGA
- a CDS encoding heavy-metal-associated domain-containing protein, whose translation MAERNEPGGATRVTTVRLLPGMCRRCVRAVSARVSDLPGVVSLEFDVDAGALRVGGAVDPAALRRAGLVVCPDGPDCSG comes from the coding sequence ATGGCGGAACGGAACGAGCCCGGGGGGGCGACGCGGGTGACAACGGTGCGGCTGCTGCCCGGCATGTGCCGGCGGTGCGTCCGCGCGGTCAGCGCGCGGGTGAGCGACCTGCCCGGGGTGGTGTCGCTGGAGTTCGACGTGGACGCCGGCGCGCTGCGGGTGGGCGGGGCGGTGGACCCGGCCGCTCTGCGCCGGGCCGGTCTGGTGGTGTGCCCGGACGGCCCGGACTGCTCCGGTTAG
- a CDS encoding flavin-containing monooxygenase — protein MDLDTVIVGGGQAGLALGHHLHRAGVPFAILDAHDHVGDAWRQRWDSLTLFTPRRFSALPGLPFPGDPDGHPGKDEVADYLARYAAHFALPVRLGCRVTSVRPGPAGGFTVDTSTGTLQARRVVVAAGAFHTPRIPDVARKLAPRVAQVHSARYRRPGQLPGHDVLVVGGGNTGVQIAAELADDGRRVALAAPTLGPVLPQCWLGRDIFWWFSRSGTMRLSPQSRLGRRIAAQNPIIGTDVAGLLRRVDRVGRVVDAEGDHVRFAGGGRRRVDAVVWATGFRAHYPWLQVPVLDPSGAPVQREGVTDWPGLYFLGLPWQRARGSAVLGWVGRDAEVLAARLAEDRRPAPARPAVPA, from the coding sequence ATGGACCTGGACACCGTGATCGTCGGGGGCGGTCAGGCGGGGCTGGCGCTCGGCCACCACCTGCACCGCGCCGGCGTGCCCTTCGCGATCCTGGACGCGCACGACCACGTCGGAGACGCCTGGCGGCAGCGGTGGGACTCACTGACCCTGTTCACCCCGCGCCGGTTCTCCGCCCTGCCGGGCCTGCCCTTCCCCGGCGACCCGGACGGGCATCCCGGCAAGGACGAGGTCGCCGACTACCTGGCCCGGTACGCCGCGCACTTCGCCCTGCCGGTCCGGCTCGGCTGCCGGGTCACGTCGGTCCGTCCCGGCCCGGCCGGCGGCTTCACGGTCGACACCTCGACCGGGACCCTGCAGGCCCGGCGCGTGGTGGTCGCGGCCGGGGCGTTCCACACGCCCCGGATCCCCGACGTGGCCCGGAAGCTCGCGCCGCGGGTCGCGCAGGTGCACAGCGCCCGGTACCGCCGGCCCGGCCAGCTGCCGGGACACGATGTCCTGGTGGTCGGCGGGGGCAACACCGGGGTGCAGATCGCCGCCGAACTCGCCGACGACGGCCGCCGGGTGGCGCTCGCCGCGCCGACCCTCGGCCCGGTGCTGCCGCAGTGCTGGCTGGGCCGGGACATCTTCTGGTGGTTCTCCCGGTCGGGCACCATGCGGCTGAGCCCGCAGAGCCGGCTGGGTCGCCGGATCGCCGCCCAGAACCCGATCATCGGCACCGACGTGGCCGGGTTGCTGCGCCGGGTGGACCGGGTCGGTCGGGTGGTGGACGCCGAGGGGGACCACGTCCGGTTCGCCGGCGGCGGGCGGCGGCGGGTGGACGCGGTGGTCTGGGCGACCGGCTTCCGCGCGCACTATCCCTGGCTCCAGGTGCCGGTGCTGGACCCGTCCGGCGCGCCCGTCCAGCGGGAAGGCGTGACGGACTGGCCGGGGCTGTATTTCCTGGGCCTGCCCTGGCAACGCGCCCGGGGCTCGGCGGTGCTCGGCTGGGTCGGCCGGGACGCCGAGGTGTTGGCAGCCCGGCTGGCCGAGGACCGGCGGCCGGCGCCGGCCCGACCGGCGGTCCCGGCCTGA